In Colletotrichum lupini chromosome 6, complete sequence, a single window of DNA contains:
- a CDS encoding GTP-binding protein rho2, with protein sequence MAAANPTNVIRRKLVIVGDGACGKTSLLSVFTLGYFPTHYIPTVFENYVTDCRVDGKSVQLALWDTAGQEDYERLRPLAYSKAHVILVGFSIDTPDSLDNVKHKWVEEVTRLCEGVPIILVGLKKDLREDPVAIEEMRKKSMRFVTHQEGDAAAKEIGARKYLECSSLSGEGVDDVFEAATRAALLTFEKGEGGGCCVIL encoded by the exons ATGGCAGCAGCAAATCCCACCAACGTTATTCGGAG GAAACTCGTCATTGTAGGGGACGGTGCTTGCGGAAAGACTAGTTTGCTTAGCGTCTTCACACTTGGATATTTCCCTACC CACTAC ATTCCTACCGTCTTCGAGAACTACGTCACAGATTGCAGAGTAGATGGAAAGTCGGTGCAGCTTGCGCTATGGGATACCGCCGGACAGGAGGACTACGAGCGGCTACGTCCCCTCGCCTACTCCAAGGCGCACGTCATCCTGGTCGGCTTCTCCATCGACACGCCCGATTCACTCGACAACGTCAAGCACAAG TGGGTGGAAGAGGTTACTCGACTCTGCGAAGGCGTCCCCATCATCCTCGTCGGACTGAAGAAGGATCTCCGCGAAGACCCCGTAGCGATTGAGGAAATGCGAAAGAAGTCGATGCGCTTTGTCACACACCAAGAGGGCGACGCTGCCGCCAAGGAGATTGGAGCCCGGAAATACCTTGAATGCTCCAGTTTGAGCGGCGAGGGCGTCGACGATGTCTTTGAGGCCGCCACTCGCGCCGCCTTGTTGACCTTTGAGAAGGGCGAGGGAGGCGGCTGCTGCGTCATTCTGTGA